The segment TGGCGATCGATTTCAACCACTTTAACCGTCACTTCTTGACCAACTTGAAGATAATCACTCACTTTCTCTACGCGTTCTTCTGCGATTTGAGAAATATGAACTAAACCTTCTTTATTTCCTACGATAGCCACGAATGCACCGAAATCAGCAAGACGAGTCACTTTACCTTTGTAAATTGCACCCGCTTCAACTTCAGCAACAATTTCTTCAATACGTACCATCACATTTTTAGCTGCACTGCTATCTACTGCAGCAATTTTCACTGTACCATCATCATCGATATCAATAGAAGTACCGGTTTCTTCAGTTAATGCACGGATAGTTGCACCACCTTTACCGATAACATCTTTGATTTTCTTTGGATCAATTTTCATGGTGTGAATACGCGGTGCGTAGTCAGAAATATCTGCACGTGGTGCAGGGATTGCTTGTTCCATTACGCCAAGAATGTGCATACGTGCACCTTTTGCTTGGTTTAATGCAATTTGCATAATTTCAGGGGTGATACCTTCAATTTTGATATCCATTTGAAGTGCTGTGACACCTTCACGTGTACCTGCTACTTTAAAGTCCATATCACCTAAGTGGTCTTCATCACCTAAAATATCTGAAAGAACCACAAATTTCTCTTCTTCTTTCACTAAGCCCATTGCGATACCTGCAACAGCAGCTTTGATTGGAACGCCCGCATCCATTAATGCTAAAGACGCACCACATACAGATGCCATAGAAGAAGAACCGTTAGATTCAGTGATTTCAGACACAACACGCACTACATACGGGAATTCTGCAAGGCTTGGCATAACTGCAGCGACACCACGTTTTGCTAAACGACCATGACCGATTTCACGACGTTTTGGTGAGCCGATCATACCGGTTTCACCTACAGAGTATGGAGGGAAGTTGTAGTGGAATAAGAAGTGATCTTGACGTTCACCTGTTAATTCATCAATGATTTGAGCATCACGTTCAGTACCTAACGTTGCAACGGCTAATGCTTGTGTTTCACCACGGGTGAAAATTGCAGAACCGTGAGTACGTGGTAATACACCAGTGCAAATATCTAATGCACGAACGGTATCAACGGTACGACCATCAATACGTGGTTCACCTGCAATGATACGGCCACGAACGATTTGGCTTTCAAGTGCGGTGAAAATATCCACGATTTTACCTTCGCTGATTTCTTCATCTTCAGCTGTGATTTGTGCAATCACATCCGCTTTAATCGCATCGATTTGTTCGTAACGTGCTTGTTTTTCAGTAATGCGGTATGCATCGCCTAAACGTGCTTCTGCAATCGCTTTTACTTTGTTGATTAAATCTGTGTTTGGTTGTGGCGCAACCCAATCCCAACGTGGTTTACCTGCTTCTTTTGCAAATTCTTTGATCGCTTCGATTACAACTTGTTGTTGTTGATGACCAAATACGACCGCTGCTAACATTTGTTCTTCAGTTAAAATGTCTGCTTCTGATTCAACCATTAATACGGCTTTGTCAGTACCTGCAACTACTAAGTCTAAACGGCTTTGTTTTTGTTCAGCCATAGTTGGGTTTAATACGAATTGGTTGTCGATGAAACCAACGCGCGCAGCACCGATAGGGCCATTGAAAGGCACGCCAGATAAGGTTAATGCTGCAGAAGCACCGATCATTGCCACTAAGTCAGGGCTGATTTGTGGGTTGACAGAAACTACAGTTGCTACAACTTGGATTTCGTTGAAGAAACCTTCTGGGAATAATGGACGAATTGGACGGTCGATTAAACGAGCAATTAAGGTTTCGCCTTCAGATGGACGACCTTCACGTTTGAAGAAGCCACCAGGGATTTTACCCGCCGCATAAGTACGCTCTTGGTAGTTTACGGTTAATGGGAAGAAGTCTTGACCTTCTTTCACATCTTTTTTAGCCACAACAGTCACGAATACCGTGGTATCGTCCATGCTTGCCATAACCGCAGCAGTTGCTTGACGTGCAATTGCGCCGGTTTCTAGAGTAACGGTATGTTGACCGTATTTAAATTGTTTAACAATTGGATTCACAATGTTTTCCTTCAAAATAATATTTAAAACAAAGCTTTATTTTCCAGATTGCGACTAGCAAAAGAAATCTTTCGAAAAAAATGACCGCACTTTTGGCGTTTAAAAATTTCTTTTGATAGCCGCACGCTAATGCAGAAAATAAAGCTTGCTTATTATACAGAGTTTTAAATTTATTGGTAACTTTATTTAATATAAGCAACTTGTTATCATATTCTCATACAAATACATACGTAAGGAGACACTATGATTATCAGTGCATTAAATAACCCAAATTTCAAAGTGGGTTTACCAAAAGTTATTGCGGGCATTTGCGATCATCTCAATACCTTAGATCTTGAAGCATTAGAAAATGGCCGTCATGATTTAAGTGAGCAAGTTTATATGAATGTCATGGAATTTGATACGGTTGAAGCGGATAGCAAACAAGCTGAACTTCACCACAAATATCTAGATATTCAATTACTTATTCGTGGTGAAGAAAATGTTGAAGTAAGCGCGACTTATCCAAATCTCAGCTTATACGATGAATATCGTGATGCCGATGATTACCAACTTACCCCGCAAATTGAAAATAAAAGCACCGTGACACTTTTACCAAAAATGTTCGCTGTCTTTTTCCCTTATGAGCCACATAAACCAGGTTGCACGGTAAACGGCAAATCAAGTTTTGTGAAAAAACTGGTGGTGAAAGTACCAGTAGAATTGATTTAATTATTTCGATTTATTAAAGCAAAAGTGCGGTCAGAAATTTATATATTTTTCTGACCGCACTTTTTTATTATTTAATTACGGTAATTGACCATTTGGCATCATCAATTTGCTCGAAGTTTGTGACTTCATAGCCTTCTTCTGCAGCCCAAGCAGGAATGGCTTCAGTGGCTTGTGTGCAGTCGAATTCAATTTCTAGGCCATCGCCTTTATTTAACTTAGCCATGGCTTCCTTGGCTTCAACAAGAGGAAATGGGCAAACAAGGCCGAGTGTTGGTAATTTAACGATCATATAAGCTCCTTATGATGCTTTTGATAATTTTAAACGTTGTGGACGAATAATGGTGAAGTAGGCGGCCACCCAAGTGCCGAGAATCATCAAGGGCAATGATACCCAACCTTGCCAAGAGAAAAAGGCGGTTTCGACTAAGCCATTACCGATAGAACAGCCACCCGCAAGGGTTGCGCCAATACCCATAAGAATACCGCCGAGTCCGCTGCGTAGAATCGTGGTGGCATCCGGTACGCGGACACGAAATTCATTGCTTGCTTTCGCGCCGATGAATGATCCAATAAAAATCCCTAAAACTAAGAATACGCCCCAGTTAATAAATTTACCGTCGCCAGTAACGAGGAATTGCATAATATTAGCGGATGGACCAGTGATCCCAAGTCCAAACTCACGACCAGTAGCAACACTGAGTGGCCAAGCTGCAAGTGCGATTAATCCGATTAATACGGCAGAGAAAAATGGGTGCCAGCGTTTTTCAAATAATAAGTGAGCAAGTCCTGTTTTCTTTGGTTTTAATGCTGCGACTTTTACGCTTGGTTTGCTGAGGTGTTTGTATACATAGAAAGCCGTCACTAAAGTTAATAATGCGACTAACCACCAAGGTGAAATGCCGAATGTATCGTAAATGTTGCGTTGCTCAATATTGATACTACGTAAAGTTTTATTGAATTCCCCTAATGGACCAGTACGCATGATGGCACTTAATAACATATAAGTGAATAAAGCAACCCAACTGCCGACTAAGCCTTCTGCAGCGCGGTACCATGTACCTGTCGCACAACCGCCAGCAAGAACAATGCCGATACCAAATACAAATGCACCGATAATCACTGCTAAAAAGGCAAAATTTTCAGCCGGATCAACATTTAATACACCAATTTCTTTTAAGAGGAAAAAACCAATGGATTGCACGGTAATCGCCAATAGAAGGGCAACAAACATTTTGTTATTTTTGGTGACATACATATCGCGAAATGCGCCGGTAATACAAAAGCGCCCACGCTGCATCACAAATCCGAGTAAAATTCCGCAAAGTAATCCGGTTAAAAGCATAAATATTCCTTTCTTTTAGAACTAAGTAGGGCAGTATTTTCTAAAAAAATAAGAAGGTAACGCCAATAACTTTTGGCTAGAAAATATGTTTTTTTGATATAAAAAAGTGCGGTCAGAAATTTGAGTGATTTTCTGACCGCACTTTATCGTAAGTTACCACGCTATTAAGGACAGGGTTTACTCACCATTATTTCAATCACTTGGCGATCGATATGGTGCATACTCTTAGAAGCAATTGAGCATAGGTTGTCGATAGTACGATCGAGATCATGTTCAACGATACCTTCATTGCCCGTCACATGGGTTTCATCCATGGCCATGAGAACTGATTTATAGCCAGAAGCCACGCTGGTGGAGACTTTCATTGCACAGCTATTCGATGCGCCATCACAAATAATTCCACTAATATCACCGATCATGCTGCAAATTCCCATGCTCACGGTTTCGAATTTACCCGTAAGTAAATAGGCGATACCCGCACAGCTTCCCATCGATGCGGTTGTTACCGCACAAAGGGCTGACAGTTTGGGTAATTTACTGTGGATATAAATGGCCATTAAGTGTGATAAGAAGAGGGCACGGAGACGTTTTTCTTCACTCACGTTTAAATAATCGGCGACCACAACCACGGGCATAGTGGCGGCAATACCTTGGTTACCTGAACCTGAATTACTCATCGCTGGTAATGTGGCTCCCCCCATACGCGCATCGGAGGCTGCGGTGGTTTCAATCATGATTTTACTGAGTAAATCATCTGACATTAAGCCACTACCAACTTGTTTGCGTAACGTTCTGCCAATATGTAAACCATAATTTTCGCGCAATCCTTCGTTAGA is part of the Haemophilus parainfluenzae ATCC 33392 genome and harbors:
- the nanQ gene encoding N-acetylneuraminate anomerase — translated: MIISALNNPNFKVGLPKVIAGICDHLNTLDLEALENGRHDLSEQVYMNVMEFDTVEADSKQAELHHKYLDIQLLIRGEENVEVSATYPNLSLYDEYRDADDYQLTPQIENKSTVTLLPKMFAVFFPYEPHKPGCTVNGKSSFVKKLVVKVPVELI
- a CDS encoding sulfurtransferase TusA family protein — encoded protein: MIVKLPTLGLVCPFPLVEAKEAMAKLNKGDGLEIEFDCTQATEAIPAWAAEEGYEVTNFEQIDDAKWSITVIK
- the pnp gene encoding polyribonucleotide nucleotidyltransferase, whose amino-acid sequence is MNPIVKQFKYGQHTVTLETGAIARQATAAVMASMDDTTVFVTVVAKKDVKEGQDFFPLTVNYQERTYAAGKIPGGFFKREGRPSEGETLIARLIDRPIRPLFPEGFFNEIQVVATVVSVNPQISPDLVAMIGASAALTLSGVPFNGPIGAARVGFIDNQFVLNPTMAEQKQSRLDLVVAGTDKAVLMVESEADILTEEQMLAAVVFGHQQQQVVIEAIKEFAKEAGKPRWDWVAPQPNTDLINKVKAIAEARLGDAYRITEKQARYEQIDAIKADVIAQITAEDEEISEGKIVDIFTALESQIVRGRIIAGEPRIDGRTVDTVRALDICTGVLPRTHGSAIFTRGETQALAVATLGTERDAQIIDELTGERQDHFLFHYNFPPYSVGETGMIGSPKRREIGHGRLAKRGVAAVMPSLAEFPYVVRVVSEITESNGSSSMASVCGASLALMDAGVPIKAAVAGIAMGLVKEEEKFVVLSDILGDEDHLGDMDFKVAGTREGVTALQMDIKIEGITPEIMQIALNQAKGARMHILGVMEQAIPAPRADISDYAPRIHTMKIDPKKIKDVIGKGGATIRALTEETGTSIDIDDDGTVKIAAVDSSAAKNVMVRIEEIVAEVEAGAIYKGKVTRLADFGAFVAIVGNKEGLVHISQIAEERVEKVSDYLQVGQEVTVKVVEIDRQGRIRLTMKDLAPKQETEAESAPAEDISEEQE
- a CDS encoding YeeE/YedE family protein; this encodes MLLTGLLCGILLGFVMQRGRFCITGAFRDMYVTKNNKMFVALLLAITVQSIGFFLLKEIGVLNVDPAENFAFLAVIIGAFVFGIGIVLAGGCATGTWYRAAEGLVGSWVALFTYMLLSAIMRTGPLGEFNKTLRSINIEQRNIYDTFGISPWWLVALLTLVTAFYVYKHLSKPSVKVAALKPKKTGLAHLLFEKRWHPFFSAVLIGLIALAAWPLSVATGREFGLGITGPSANIMQFLVTGDGKFINWGVFLVLGIFIGSFIGAKASNEFRVRVPDATTILRSGLGGILMGIGATLAGGCSIGNGLVETAFFSWQGWVSLPLMILGTWVAAYFTIIRPQRLKLSKAS
- a CDS encoding L-cysteine desulfidase family protein, whose protein sequence is MNQERLNEIEKPLLHLVERDVVPALGCTEPISLALAAATAAKYLGKTPERIEAKVSPNLMKNGLGVAVPGTGMVGLPIAAAIGALGGDPESELEVLKHITPEQVSQAKAMLDKKLVNIDIHQTEHILYSEAVLFADNDRVKVAIQDQHTNIILIEKNGEIIFKKEHDECADCDPYDIFKQVNSREIFEFSCEVELDKIRFIGQAAALNRALSNEGLRENYGLHIGRTLRKQVGSGLMSDDLLSKIMIETTAASDARMGGATLPAMSNSGSGNQGIAATMPVVVVADYLNVSEEKRLRALFLSHLMAIYIHSKLPKLSALCAVTTASMGSCAGIAYLLTGKFETVSMGICSMIGDISGIICDGASNSCAMKVSTSVASGYKSVLMAMDETHVTGNEGIVEHDLDRTIDNLCSIASKSMHHIDRQVIEIMVSKPCP